From one Lycium barbarum isolate Lr01 chromosome 6, ASM1917538v2, whole genome shotgun sequence genomic stretch:
- the LOC132644597 gene encoding uncharacterized protein LOC132644597 codes for MEALFAQFSILSDQALCDKNFDPYTIEDDLMKLFEVEAYNAWAAMELHQEKEVEEAENYMKEAEHHINTAMDDAMEEFRRFEEEMNQMAKAEYDSLVGVAERARNMGKTMEKVATIAAKKYIEGAVNSAGASMKSAIKAISSHSNKVHPS; via the coding sequence ATGGAGGCACTTTTTGCTCAATTCTCCATTCTATCAGACCAAGCTCTTTGTGACAAGAACTTCGACCCTTACACCATAGAAGATGATCTCATGAAGCTCTTTGAAGTGGAAGCTTACAACGCTTGGGCGGCCATGGAACTCCATCAAGAAAAGGAAGTTGAAGAAGCTGAGAATTACATGAAAGAAGCAGAGCATCATATTAACACTGCTATGGATGATGCCATGGAAGAATTTCGCCGTTTCGAAGAGGAAATGAACCAAATGGCTAAAGCTGagtatgatagccttgttggTGTTGCTGAAAGAGCTAGAAATATGGGAAAGACTATGGAAAAAGTGGCTACAATTGCTGCCAAGAAGTACATTGAAGGTGCTGTTAACTCTGCTGGTGCTTCAATGAAATCTGCTATTAAAGCCATTTCTTCTCACTCTAACAAGGTTCATCCTTCTTGA